Genomic segment of bacterium BMS3Abin08:
TCGTTATTTGACAAATTCCTTAAGGGCTATGCCTTCAAACTACCCACCATCACATTAGCTAAAACAAAGGTTATATCAGAAATGTTCCCTGGCAGTGCAAAATATTTCGTGGGCAATTTCCTGATAAATACCGTAATACCCTCGATTCTCCTGATCCTGGTGGTTTATCTCTTCTGGTTCAGGAAGGGCTTTATGAAGAGAAGGATGAAAAAGAAAAAGACTGGTGGCAAGACACTCGGTGGTGAGTTTGCAGGCCTCTGGGGCCTGATGATGGCATCTAAAAGGACTTCTATCGCAGGGGTGCTTATCGGCATAGTTTCAGGCCTTCATGTATGGACAATGAAGGGGATGCAGGTCAAGTTTGGCGCCAGCAACTTTGGCTATCTTCTTACAAGAATGGGACATGTTGCAGATGTATCAAGCAGGGGGACTGTCTTTGATCCGGGCTATTGGTATATTACCACTCAGGAGGCACAGGTTGGCGCATGGGTATTTGAGAAATTGGGGTTTAACATGCGTCACAATGTATTCTTTGGTGTAATGAATGGTGTACCTGAACTCTGGCGTAATCCTGCACTCTGGATGTCTATTGGTATTATCGGTGGTTCCATGATGATGGCACTGTTAAATAAGGAGTTTGCCATAAAGCTGCCCAAGGGAGAGCTTATCGTATGGGGCCTTCTTGGCGGCATAGGCATGGGTATAGGCGCAAGGGTGGCCCTTGGATGTAACATTGGCGCTTTCTTTATAAGGATAGCCGGTGGTGACCCTGGTGGCTGGTTGTTTGGGATCGGAATGGTTTTAGGTTCATATGTTTCTGTTAAGTTCTTTAACTGGTGGACAGCAAGGAAGATGGCAACAGAAATGGAGGCATTTTAATAATTAATCTAAAAGGAGGAATGTACAAATGGCTATGAAGTTCGAGAAGAAAGGTGACGGAGGTTATCTGCTGGATATATGCGGTTATGTCTGTCCGCATCCCCAGATTTACACGAAACAGGCACTTGGCAAGATTGAATCAGGTGACCATCTTGAGGTTGTCTTTGATAATCCGTCCTCTGCAGAGTCAATATCCCAGATGTGTGAGCAGAGGGGTGATGAGATTATTGAGAAGAAACGTGAAGGTGGAAAGTTCACCTTTGTTATCGAAAAAGGATAATTTACTTGCAAATTATGCTTTTTAATTGAAATCCTGTGTTGAGGCAATGCCTCTTTAAATAAAATCCTTGAAAGTAAGGAGAAAGGGATTATGATAAAAACTGACTTAGCAGTCATAATAATGATCACTATAGCGGCAATGGCATTCCTTCTGGGTTATAGCCTCTCCCCGAGTGGTGCACCAGGTAAAAAAGCAGCGGTAGCAGCAGTTGGAGGCTACGGCGAGGGCGGAGGCTACGGCGAGGGCGGAGGTTATGGCGAGGGCGGAGGCTACGACGAAGGCGGAGGATACGGTAATGCCGGTGGTGATGATACCGGAGGATACGGTAATGCCGGTGATGATGATACCGGAGGATACGGTAATGCCGGTGGTGATGATACCGGAGGCTACCGCTGATAACCCGATAAAGATTTTCAGAGGAAGGGATATGAAGATATTAATTGCTGTTGACGAGAGCAAAGGGTCCAAGGCAATCATACCTGTTTGTACAAACGTACTGAAGTGTGTAATACCTGAGACTGTTATACTGGTGTATGTTGAGAAGTTGCAAGGATACTCCTTAATTGACAGGATGCTCGGAGAAGCAGAATTGTCAACATTAAAGGATAGCATTAAGGAGACAGATATACAGGAGGCTCTGGACAGGAAGGGAAAAAAGATTTTAGAGTCCTATCAGAAGGCTTTCGAAGAGAAAGGCATCAAGGGAATAAAGACAGTTCTCAGGTCAGGCCATCCTGCTGATGAGATCCTTGAAACAGCCAAGGAAGAAGGTGTTGATATGATTATTATTGGTTCAAGAGGCAAAAGGGTATCGCATCTATTCATGGGAAGCGTCAGCAGGGAGGTGGCGGAAAGGGCAGAGGTTCCGGTTTTAATTGTAAAGTGATGACCAGATCCTAACCCCGGGTTGTTAAGTTTAGGTAATTCTTAAAGGGTTCCTGTTCCCACTGACTATTGAGTAGAAGAAAACATACCAGAAAACGCTCAGTAAACCAGAAGGGCCACTGATCTAAATGGTGGCCCTTCTGGTTTTTGTTATGAGGGAAGCCGTATAATGAAAACTCCCCGCCGCAGAGACGGCGGAGTATCGTTAGGTAGAGTTTATTAGATTTAAAAATCCCCCCTCGCCCCCCTTTTCCAAAGGGGGGCGATTATGAGGAAACCCCACAGCCCCGATATTTCGGGGTGGGGTATTAAAAAAGATAATAAAAAATAGGTATTCGATTGGATAGTAATAGTCAAACTTTCCGACCAAAGGTCGGAGCTTTCGGCAAGGTGCATTGTAAAAGAATGGATGTTTTACAGGGTAAAGTACATATTATAATTAATAACGGAGCACCTTACAGTAAGGTGAAGCCTCCAAGGAAAATAGTAATCCTGGGGGCAGGACTTGCGGGGCTTTCAGCAGCCTATATTTTATCTAAAGCCGGCAGGAAGGTGATTGTCTTTGAGAGTGATTCTACCGTGGGAGGTTTATCAAAGACTGTGAACTGTCGAGGTTTTAGCTTCGATTTAGGAGGACACAGGTTTATTACCAGAAACAAGAAGATAGAACAATTCGTGATGGAGCTTCTGAATGGTGATTTTCTTGTGGTGCCTCGAAAGAGTAAGATCTATATGCTCAACAGATATTTTGATTATCCTCTGAGGCCAGCAAATGCTGTTCTTGGCTTAGGTCTGTCCACAACTCTG
This window contains:
- a CDS encoding putative inner membrane protein — translated: MEEKRNAICAFIVAGVLILISLLYYEANVYYIYLVVYIWFGVAYGLLLQYGRFCFASAFRDLFAIGVPRMIVGIIIAMTVFSLVTALLTANKMGTFHPGPLGIHEVIGGFIFGIGMVLAGGCASGTLYKTGEGNGTSLLALLGIVFSQAILVNTSLFDKFLKGYAFKLPTITLAKTKVISEMFPGSAKYFVGNFLINTVIPSILLILVVYLFWFRKGFMKRRMKKKKTGGKTLGGEFAGLWGLMMASKRTSIAGVLIGIVSGLHVWTMKGMQVKFGASNFGYLLTRMGHVADVSSRGTVFDPGYWYITTQEAQVGAWVFEKLGFNMRHNVFFGVMNGVPELWRNPALWMSIGIIGGSMMMALLNKEFAIKLPKGELIVWGLLGGIGMGIGARVALGCNIGAFFIRIAGGDPGGWLFGIGMVLGSYVSVKFFNWWTARKMATEMEAF
- the tusA_4 gene encoding sulfurtransferase TusA; the protein is MAMKFEKKGDGGYLLDICGYVCPHPQIYTKQALGKIESGDHLEVVFDNPSSAESISQMCEQRGDEIIEKKREGGKFTFVIEKG
- the uspG gene encoding universal stress protein G gives rise to the protein MPVVMIPEATADNPIKIFRGRDMKILIAVDESKGSKAIIPVCTNVLKCVIPETVILVYVEKLQGYSLIDRMLGEAELSTLKDSIKETDIQEALDRKGKKILESYQKAFEEKGIKGIKTVLRSGHPADEILETAKEEGVDMIIIGSRGKRVSHLFMGSVSREVAERAEVPVLIVK